From the genome of Streptomyces sp. NBC_00523:
CATGTCGCGGTGGGTCAGCTTGTACCAGGCGCGGGCGAACGCGTCGGCGAACTCCTGCGGGTTCTCGTGGAAGCGCCGCGAGATCTGCTCGTACGCCGGGTCGAAGCGCAGCGAGAGGTCGGTGGTGAGCATGGTCGGGGCGTGGCTCTTCGACGGGTCGTGCGCGTCGGGCACGGTGCCCGCGCCGCCGCCGTCCTTCGGCCGCCACTGGTGGGCGCCCGCGGGGCTCTTGAAGAGCTCCCACTCGTAGCCGAAGAGGATGTTGAAGAAGCTGTTGTCCCAGGTGGTGGGGGTGTCCGTCCAGATGCCTTCGAGGCCGCTGGTGATGGCGTCGCCGCCCTTGCCGGTGCCGTACGAGTTCTCCCAGCCGAAGCCCTGGCGCTCCATCGGGGCGGCCTCGGCGTCGGGGCCGACGCTCTCGGACGGGCCGGCGCCGTGCGTCTTGCCGAAGGTGTGGCCGCCGGCGATCAGGGCGACGGTCTCCTCGTCGTTCATCGCCATGCGGCGGAACGTCTCGCGGATGTCGCGGGCGGCGGCGATCGGGTCCGGGTTGCCGTTGGGGCCCTCCGGGTTGACGTAGATGAGGCCCATCTGCACGGCGCCGAGCGGTTCCTCCAGCTCGCGGTCGCCGGTGTAGCGCTCGTCGCCGAGCCAGTCGGTCTCCGGGCCCCAGTACACGTCCTCGTCGGGCTCCCAGACGTCCGCGCGCCCACCGCCGAAGCCGAAGGTCTCGAAGCCCATGGTCTCCAGGGCGACGTTCCCGGTGAGGACGAGGAGGTCGGCCCAGGAGATGTTCTGGCCGTACTTCTTCTTGACCGGCCACAGCAGGCGCCGCGCCTTGTCGAGGCTCACGTTGTCCGGCCAGCTGTTGAGCGGGGCGAAGCGCTGCTGGCCCGAGCCCGCGCCGCCGCGGCCGTCACTGATGCGGTACGTGCCCGCGCTGTGCCAGGCCATCCGGATCATGAGGGGGCCGTAGTTGCCGAAGTCTGCGGGCCACCAGTCCTGCGAGGTGGTCAGCACCTCGGCGATGTCCCGCTTGACGGCGGGAAGGTCCAGGGCGTTGAAGGCCGCGGCGTAGTCGAAGTCCTCGCCGAGCGGGTTGGCCACGGCGGGGTTCTTGGCGAGAATCCGCACGTTGAGCCGCTCCGGCCACCACTGGCGGTTGCCGCCGCCCTGGGTGGGGTGCGGCGCGCGACCGTGCGCGACGGGGCAGCCGCCGGCCTCCTCCGACTTGGGGTCGGTGACGATCGCTTCGTGGTTCTCAGTCATGGAATTCCTTCCGGACGGGGCGGATCTCGGTGCTCTGAGAATGTGGGGGGCTGGCCTGACCGGTCTCGCCCGGAGGGCGTCCTGCCCTGGCTTCGGCCGGAACCGATCCTACGATGGACCTAGTCCAAGTCAATACGAACACGCGATGGAACGGATCAACGCCGATGACGGACCCGGCGCGGGTGCGGGTCGCGAAGGCCCTGTGTACGACGCCGGAACCCCTGTCCGGTCAGCCGTCCCCCCGCCGGTGCACGCTCACCGCGTAGCCGCCGCCCTCATACGGGGCCGCGTCCCAGGTGGCGAAGCGGTCGACGGGGGTGAGCCCGGCGGCGGCGCAGTGGGCGTCGTACTCCGCGAGGGTGAGGCCGGGTGGTACGGGGAGGTGGGCCGCGTCCAGGCCGAACCCGGCGACCAGCAGACCGCCCGGGCGCAGCGCTCCGGCGAGGCGGGCGACGACGGTGGCCTCGGTGCCGGGGGCGACCAGCGCCATCACGTTGCCCGCGGCGACGACGAGGTCGAACCCCGGTTCGATGGAGAGCGCGTCCGGGTCGAACGCGGCCAGGTCCGCTCGGTACCAGGGCAGCCCGGGCGCCTGCTCGCGCGCGACAGCCAGCATCGAGGCGTCGACGTCCACTCCGGTGCAGTCGTACCCGAGCTCCGCGAGCCGGATCGCGACCCGGCCGGTGCCGCAGCCGGCGTCCAGCACCCGCGCCCCGGCGGGCACCAGCGCGGCGCAGAACCGCGCCTCGCCGTGCATGTCCTTGCCGCTGCGGGCCAGGGCCGCGAAGCGGGCGGCGTAGTCCTCGCCCGAGGTGTCTCCGGTCAGTTCGCTCCAGCGGTTCATGCGGGCCACTGTAGACGCGGCCCTGGTCAGCCCGACTTCGGCGGCCGTCCGGCGTCGAACGCGAAGACGGTGTTCCGGGCGGCGGCCACGATCACCACGCGTCCGGCGACGGTCACGCGGGGGCTCTCGCCCGCCTGGCCGGTCAGGCCGTCGGCCCTCGGGTCCGTCGCCCACAGCACCGTGCCGTCGGACGGGGAGAGGGCGACGACACGGCCGGTGGCGGAGCTGAAGAGCAGGGCGCCGTCCCCGGCCACGGGGCCCGACGCGCCCTCCACGCTGGTCTGCCGGGACCACTTCTTCCGGCCGGTTGCGGGGTCGAAGGCGGTGACGCGGCCGGTCTGCCCGCTGATGTACACGGTGGAGCCCGCCATGCCGGGCGTGCCCTCGTACGTGGTGTCCAGCGGGCTGTTCGTGACCTTTCCGGAGACCGGGTCGACCCGGGTCACCGCGTCGTAGCCGGTGAGGGCCGTGCCCTCGGTGTGCTCGCGGAGCAGGACGAGCCGGCCGCCGGCGGCGCCCACGGGCACGCCGGGCCCGTCCAGCGCGATGGCCCGGCCCCAGGTCCCCTTGGCCGGGTCCACCGTGTGGACGACCGGGCGGCGGACCGCATCGCCCCGGATCTCCGCGTGCGTCACGCACATGGCGAGGAGCGCGTCACCCGCCAGGACGGGGGCGCACCGGGAGCCTCCGGGGAAGGACGCGGTCCAGATCAGCTCGCCGCTGTGCGCGTCCCGGGCCTCGAAGGCGTCGTCGGAGGCGTTGACGGTGATCACGGTGGAGCCGGTCACCACGGCGTCCTGGGTCCGGCCCGTGACGGCGGTCGACTGGGCGCCGGAGACCGTGGACCACAGCTCCTTGCCGCTGTCGGCGTCGACGGCCACCACCTCGTCGCCCCGCGCCTCGGGGTCGTCCTGGGCGGCGAAACGGTAACCGATCACGGTGTCGTCGGTGGCGCCCACCAGGTGCATGCCCTGGACGGGGACGCCGGGGCTCTTCACCGTCCAGGCGCGCGAGCCGTCCCGGACGTCGATCCGGGTGGCGACGACGCCGCCGCCCCCGCAGAACGCCGCCTCGCCGCGCGCGACGCACCGCAGCTCGTCCGGGATGTCCTCCTGGCCGCCGGGCACGGTCACGCGCCAGGGCCTGAAGCCGCCCGGCAGGGTACCGGCGGGCTCGGCGACCGTGCGGGCCTTGGGGTCGTCCGGATCCTCGCCGAGGCCGCCCGCCTTGAGGACTGCCACTCCCCCGCCGATCGCGGCCACGGCGACCGCCGCCGCGAGCACGGGCCGCCAGCGGCCGCGCAGTCCGCGGCCGCCGGGCGAGCCGGTCCGCTCCGGGGCGGGGGCGCCCGGCGCCTCGGTGTCGCGCGTGGCCAGGTGGTGCTGGGTGGCCATGTCCCGGGTGCGGCCGGGGGCGCGCCCGGCCGCCGCCGCGCCGCCGAGGTCGGCGGGCAGGTCCCGTAGCAGCTCCAACAGCTCGTCGGCGGAGGGCCGGCCCTCGGGGTCCTTGCCCAGGCACGGTTCCACGACGGTGCGCAGCCGCCCCGGCACGGCGTCCAGCGAGGGTTCCTCGTGCACCACCTGGTAGGCCGTGAGGTAGGGGCTGTCCGCGTCGAAGGGGCCGTGGCCCGTGGCCGCGTACACCAGGAGGGTGGCCAGGGAGAAGACGTCGGAGCGCGGTCCGACGCCGCGCGGCGCCTGGAGCTGTTCCGGCGACATGAAGGGCGGGGTGCCGATCACGCGTCCGGTCATCGTCAGGGTCTGCTGGTCGGCGGCGCGCGAGATGCCGAAGTCGATGACGCGCGGCCCTTCGGGGGACAGCACGACGTTCGACGGCTTCAGGTCGCGGTGGACGACCCCGACGCGGTGGATGTCGCGCAGCGCCTCGGCGAGCCCGATGGCCAGGTTGCGCAGTCCGGCCCCG
Proteins encoded in this window:
- the katG gene encoding catalase/peroxidase HPI; translation: MTENHEAIVTDPKSEEAGGCPVAHGRAPHPTQGGGNRQWWPERLNVRILAKNPAVANPLGEDFDYAAAFNALDLPAVKRDIAEVLTTSQDWWPADFGNYGPLMIRMAWHSAGTYRISDGRGGAGSGQQRFAPLNSWPDNVSLDKARRLLWPVKKKYGQNISWADLLVLTGNVALETMGFETFGFGGGRADVWEPDEDVYWGPETDWLGDERYTGDRELEEPLGAVQMGLIYVNPEGPNGNPDPIAAARDIRETFRRMAMNDEETVALIAGGHTFGKTHGAGPSESVGPDAEAAPMERQGFGWENSYGTGKGGDAITSGLEGIWTDTPTTWDNSFFNILFGYEWELFKSPAGAHQWRPKDGGGAGTVPDAHDPSKSHAPTMLTTDLSLRFDPAYEQISRRFHENPQEFADAFARAWYKLTHRDMGPVVRYLGPEVPQETLLWQDPLPERTYDLIDAADIAALKEKVLASGLSVSELVSTAWASASSFRGSDKRGGANGARIRLEPQSGWEVNDPDRLAGVLRTLQSVQESFNAEQQGGKQVSLADLIVLAGAAGVEKAAKDAGTDIEVPFTPGRVDASQDQTDVESFVELEPVADGFRNYLGKGSRLPAEYLLLDRANLLNLSAPEMTVLVGGLRVLGANHQQTAHGVLTDAPGTLTNDFFVNLLDMGTTWKSTADDQSAFEGRDAVTGEVRWTGTRADLVFGSNSELRAVAEVYASDDAKEKFVRDFVAAWDKVMNLDRFDLV
- a CDS encoding class I SAM-dependent methyltransferase; translated protein: MNRWSELTGDTSGEDYAARFAALARSGKDMHGEARFCAALVPAGARVLDAGCGTGRVAIRLAELGYDCTGVDVDASMLAVAREQAPGLPWYRADLAAFDPDALSIEPGFDLVVAAGNVMALVAPGTEATVVARLAGALRPGGLLVAGFGLDAAHLPVPPGLTLAEYDAHCAAAGLTPVDRFATWDAAPYEGGGYAVSVHRRGDG
- a CDS encoding serine/threonine-protein kinase; translation: MSLRAGDPAEIGGYPLEARLGSGGMGTVFLARTSSGRPVAIKLIHQQFAGDTEFRIRFRQEVAAARRVSGAFTAAVVDAAPEAEQPWMATTYIEGPTLAERIAAEGPLNGAGLRNLAIGLAEALRDIHRVGVVHRDLKPSNVVLSPEGPRVIDFGISRAADQQTLTMTGRVIGTPPFMSPEQLQAPRGVGPRSDVFSLATLLVYAATGHGPFDADSPYLTAYQVVHEEPSLDAVPGRLRTVVEPCLGKDPEGRPSADELLELLRDLPADLGGAAAAGRAPGRTRDMATQHHLATRDTEAPGAPAPERTGSPGGRGLRGRWRPVLAAAVAVAAIGGGVAVLKAGGLGEDPDDPKARTVAEPAGTLPGGFRPWRVTVPGGQEDIPDELRCVARGEAAFCGGGGVVATRIDVRDGSRAWTVKSPGVPVQGMHLVGATDDTVIGYRFAAQDDPEARGDEVVAVDADSGKELWSTVSGAQSTAVTGRTQDAVVTGSTVITVNASDDAFEARDAHSGELIWTASFPGGSRCAPVLAGDALLAMCVTHAEIRGDAVRRPVVHTVDPAKGTWGRAIALDGPGVPVGAAGGRLVLLREHTEGTALTGYDAVTRVDPVSGKVTNSPLDTTYEGTPGMAGSTVYISGQTGRVTAFDPATGRKKWSRQTSVEGASGPVAGDGALLFSSATGRVVALSPSDGTVLWATDPRADGLTGQAGESPRVTVAGRVVIVAAARNTVFAFDAGRPPKSG